A window of the Candidatus Poribacteria bacterium genome harbors these coding sequences:
- a CDS encoding serine hydrolase, with protein sequence MTTHKTLAAKIDQLFAEWNRSDSPGAAVAVIRDGEVIYKHGYGMANLEYDIPITPTTIFDIASVSKQFAAFAIVTLSHQGKLSIDDDIRTHLPDLPNFGNTITIRHLLHHTSGLRDWVQSLSIAGDLMDDIISFKHILKMARHQKAFNFAISSFGI encoded by the coding sequence ATGACAACACACAAGACACTTGCGGCAAAAATTGATCAGCTGTTCGCGGAATGGAACCGATCAGATTCCCCTGGTGCTGCCGTGGCGGTCATCAGAGACGGTGAAGTCATCTATAAACATGGATACGGGATGGCGAACTTGGAATATGACATCCCGATTACTCCAACGACCATCTTCGACATTGCTTCAGTATCCAAGCAATTTGCAGCGTTTGCCATCGTCACTTTATCTCATCAAGGGAAGCTGTCGATAGATGACGACATTCGGACACACCTACCCGACCTCCCGAACTTTGGAAATACAATCACAATTCGGCATCTCTTGCATCACACCAGTGGACTACGGGATTGGGTACAGTCGCTTTCCATCGCTGGCGACCTAATGGACGATATAATTTCGTTTAAACATATTCTGAAAATGGCGAGACATCAGAAGGCATTCAATTTCGCAATAAGTAGTTTTGGGATTTGA
- a CDS encoding amidohydrolase family protein yields the protein MDTENSKPSFVQTGIPIIDCDLHNRLPSLEMLYPYLPDYWCDYCEESGFPGPDANDYPDGVPTSTRPEITHPIEDRPGSDLALLRQHALDFWGVEYGILTCGFRVQSVHNEDLAAALASAVNDWQIEHWLDPEPRLRGSLIVPSQNPELAVREIERLGEHPGFVQIMLPARSQAPYGNRRYHPIYAAAVRYGLVVGIHYGGAPGLPPTSVGWPSTYLEEYVGMSQVFQAQVLSLVSEGAFDKFPDLRVALIETGVTWMPSLMWRFDKEWRGLRGLTPWVKRPPSAYIREHIRMTLQPIDAPPTAAELLQIVGQLDSEDMLMFSSDYPHWHYDSPEEAFPAQLPQSLARKILSENAREFYRL from the coding sequence ATGGATACAGAGAATTCCAAACCGAGTTTCGTTCAGACTGGAATACCTATCATCGATTGCGATCTCCACAACCGACTCCCGTCCCTCGAAATGCTCTACCCGTACCTACCCGACTACTGGTGCGACTATTGCGAAGAATCCGGCTTTCCTGGACCGGATGCGAATGACTACCCGGACGGTGTTCCGACCTCCACGCGTCCAGAGATTACACATCCGATAGAAGATCGTCCCGGATCAGATTTAGCACTTTTACGCCAGCATGCCCTCGATTTCTGGGGGGTTGAATACGGTATACTGACGTGTGGGTTTCGGGTGCAGAGCGTACACAACGAAGACCTTGCAGCCGCACTCGCTTCGGCAGTCAATGACTGGCAGATTGAGCACTGGCTTGACCCTGAACCGCGTTTACGTGGGTCCTTGATTGTTCCAAGTCAGAATCCTGAACTCGCCGTCCGAGAAATTGAGCGTTTAGGTGAACATCCGGGATTTGTACAGATTATGCTACCTGCCCGATCACAAGCACCTTATGGCAATAGACGCTATCACCCTATCTACGCAGCGGCTGTGCGCTATGGTCTCGTTGTTGGCATCCATTATGGTGGGGCACCGGGACTACCGCCGACATCTGTAGGGTGGCCCTCAACGTATTTAGAGGAATACGTTGGTATGTCGCAGGTGTTTCAGGCACAGGTATTGAGTCTTGTGTCGGAGGGTGCTTTTGATAAGTTTCCTGATTTACGCGTCGCACTCATAGAGACGGGGGTTACATGGATGCCGTCGCTGATGTGGCGATTCGATAAAGAGTGGCGCGGTTTGCGCGGGTTGACCCCGTGGGTGAAACGACCGCCATCGGCGTATATCCGAGAACATATCCGTATGACGCTTCAACCGATTGATGCACCACCGACAGCAGCAGAATTACTTCAGATTGTCGGGCAGCTTGACTCGGAAGATATGTTGATGTTTTCAAGCGACTATCCTCACTGGCACTATGATTCTCCAGAAGAGGCTTTCCCTGCACAGTTACCGCAATCGCTGGCACGTAAAATCTTGTCTGAAAACGCGCGGGAGTTTTATCGACTCTAA
- a CDS encoding pyridoxal-phosphate dependent enzyme, with the protein MIESIPYLSLGNFPTPVQRLSNLERSLGLESLWIKRDDLSGLLGGGNKVRKLEYMFAAAQAHSKGTERKTLFTIGPTGSNHVRATTVYGKASGFRVECLLFKQPPTEYSETNYRTICEQADRVHEVQHMHTMFARYGYEQMKTVLGIGEERYFIAAGGSSPLGSVGYVKAVSELKSQIEEGIMPEPRFIFVPVGTCGTIAGLIVGVRLTGLRTQIVGIRVADRVVANSWAISRMVKRTLRLIGAVDVDYINPRRIELWHDDFGKGYAIPTEAGMRAVALMAEEEGITLENTYTGKTLAGLVHYIKAQECEDEHILFWHTYGGR; encoded by the coding sequence ATGATTGAATCAATTCCATACCTTTCGCTTGGAAATTTTCCAACCCCTGTGCAGCGTCTTTCAAATCTTGAGCGATCTCTTGGGCTCGAATCGCTCTGGATAAAACGTGATGACCTAAGCGGTCTACTGGGTGGTGGCAATAAAGTGCGCAAACTGGAGTATATGTTCGCAGCGGCACAAGCACACTCGAAGGGAACTGAAAGGAAAACACTCTTTACAATCGGTCCAACAGGCTCTAATCACGTCCGAGCGACAACTGTTTACGGCAAAGCATCTGGCTTCCGCGTGGAATGTTTGCTTTTTAAACAACCGCCTACCGAGTATTCTGAAACAAACTACCGTACAATCTGTGAGCAAGCAGACCGGGTTCACGAGGTACAACACATGCATACCATGTTTGCCCGTTACGGGTATGAACAGATGAAGACGGTGCTTGGAATCGGAGAGGAACGTTATTTTATCGCAGCGGGAGGTTCTTCTCCACTCGGTTCCGTTGGCTACGTGAAAGCCGTTTCGGAGTTGAAATCACAGATTGAGGAAGGCATTATGCCAGAGCCGCGGTTTATCTTCGTGCCGGTGGGGACTTGTGGCACCATTGCGGGCTTAATAGTCGGTGTGAGACTTACCGGATTGCGAACCCAAATTGTCGGTATTCGTGTCGCCGACCGGGTCGTCGCGAATTCGTGGGCAATCTCCCGTATGGTCAAGCGGACCTTACGGCTCATCGGTGCGGTGGATGTCGATTACATCAATCCACGACGCATTGAACTCTGGCACGACGATTTCGGAAAGGGATACGCCATCCCAACGGAAGCAGGTATGCGTGCGGTAGCACTGATGGCTGAAGAAGAGGGTATTACGCTTGAGAATACCTACACCGGCAAAACGTTGGCAGGACTTGTCCACTACATAAAAGCACAGGAATGTGAAGACGAACACATCCTATTCTGGCACACTTATGGCGGCAGATAA
- a CDS encoding GMC family oxidoreductase: protein MNKSQSRISSVLNAARFSQRKKKIEEKEVADVCVIGSGAGGAVVAKELAEAGLSVIILEAGEHHDPTTFGTYEPEMLRRLFWDSGLRSTRDGAIVISQGRGVGGSTVHNLCYAVRPPQVLLDRWGVREIWPYFDQVEQTLGVTQMQETDVNRLNAVIRRGCDRMRWRGGLQRHNRGACVMCGARCLFGCPDSKSIQTEPTRTGKQSMAVTYIPLALAAGARLYSNCVAEKIHVRHKRAVGVSAQLPSGTLYVESRAVVLAAGAINSPQLWLKSGLPNTNRQVGRNLHLHPAIFVGGVFNETIDGHLGIPQSYYIDEFLDLRRSPDSGYLLMPAFGSQMIVAASLPGFGRSHQELMEHYQHIAALLVLLHDRTTGRVSINHKGTPNISYRLQRSDKRVLVEGAINAATLLFAAGAREIVMPYTEHLPIKTEKDLEIVRQRGIAPNDIMMASSHPQGTLRMGEDRHKAVVKLSGESHAVPGLFVADASLFPTSIGIPPTLTVAALGRHVAGQIIESGIAE, encoded by the coding sequence ATGAATAAATCTCAATCCCGGATTTCCAGTGTCCTTAACGCTGCTCGCTTTTCACAGCGTAAAAAGAAAATAGAGGAGAAAGAGGTTGCCGACGTATGCGTTATCGGCTCCGGTGCTGGTGGTGCGGTTGTTGCGAAGGAACTCGCCGAGGCGGGACTCTCGGTAATCATTTTAGAGGCGGGAGAACATCATGATCCAACCACCTTTGGCACTTATGAACCGGAAATGCTCCGTCGTCTTTTCTGGGATAGCGGTCTACGGTCTACACGCGACGGTGCGATTGTTATTTCACAAGGGAGAGGTGTCGGCGGTTCAACAGTACATAACCTCTGCTATGCGGTCCGTCCCCCGCAAGTCCTACTGGACAGATGGGGCGTTCGAGAGATATGGCCCTACTTTGATCAGGTGGAGCAGACGCTCGGTGTTACACAGATGCAAGAAACAGATGTAAATCGCTTAAATGCCGTTATCCGCCGCGGGTGTGATCGGATGAGGTGGCGCGGTGGATTGCAAAGGCATAATCGCGGTGCTTGCGTTATGTGTGGCGCGAGGTGTCTCTTTGGATGTCCTGATTCCAAATCTATTCAGACTGAACCGACAAGAACAGGCAAACAGAGCATGGCGGTTACATATATCCCTTTGGCACTTGCAGCGGGGGCACGACTGTACAGTAACTGCGTAGCAGAGAAAATCCATGTAAGACATAAGAGAGCCGTCGGTGTTTCGGCGCAGCTGCCATCAGGTACACTTTACGTTGAAAGCAGGGCAGTGGTGTTAGCGGCAGGTGCTATCAACTCACCACAACTCTGGTTAAAAAGCGGGTTACCGAATACGAACCGACAGGTCGGAAGAAACCTCCATCTGCATCCTGCCATCTTTGTAGGTGGAGTCTTCAATGAAACGATCGATGGACATCTTGGTATCCCGCAAAGTTACTATATTGACGAGTTTCTTGACCTGAGACGTTCACCAGATAGCGGTTACCTGCTCATGCCTGCTTTCGGGTCCCAGATGATCGTTGCAGCAAGCCTGCCGGGATTCGGTAGAAGCCATCAAGAACTGATGGAACACTACCAACATATCGCTGCGCTTCTTGTCCTCCTACACGATAGAACAACGGGACGGGTATCCATAAATCACAAGGGCACCCCAAATATCTCATATCGTCTGCAGCGCTCAGATAAACGGGTATTGGTGGAAGGGGCAATTAATGCTGCCACACTACTCTTCGCTGCAGGTGCCAGAGAGATTGTTATGCCCTACACAGAACACCTCCCAATCAAAACAGAGAAGGATCTTGAAATTGTTCGTCAACGCGGCATCGCACCAAACGATATTATGATGGCATCAAGTCACCCGCAAGGCACACTTCGGATGGGAGAGGACAGGCATAAAGCCGTTGTTAAACTTTCAGGAGAATCCCATGCAGTACCAGGCTTATTTGTTGCCGATGCAAGTCTCTTTCCGACCTCTATTGGAATACCACCAACGCTGACTGTTGCTGCACTCGGTAGACACGTGGCAGGTCAAATAATTGAGAGCGGCATTGCGGAGTGA